A genome region from Anopheles stephensi strain Indian chromosome 2, UCI_ANSTEP_V1.0, whole genome shotgun sequence includes the following:
- the LOC118503247 gene encoding protein lozenge-like isoform X3, translating to MLQGKKTVRTDSPYFLCSALPNHWRSNKTLPSAFKVISLGDVSDGTMVTIRAGNDENFCAELRNCTAVMRNQVAKFNDLRFVGRSGRGKSFTLTITICTTLPQVTTYCKAIKVTVDGPREPRSKTNTPQMRPPPLHRFLEQPAFNHHHHYPGRPSSFGGGGGGGGNAGLGSNGIGTGPGATGGGGGGGGNIGVGAGSGGTGLGSGNGKSSSVNYSNNGTGSSSQSLHAHHHHHHHHHGAGGPGGGNGAGPGGNMTINTSAESSSDYKPNLALSDYSNAGPDWTNGLGAPSSTSYMNTFSPLQASPPSYVAYESCPMVDHPNYSLTASGVVLDNIQPYQDYYGLSGPPPPPPASVVAPTVNSQAQLGAQLASGGSSYVAKASELVEASIYPTYPHHTQWTNGYHGSYHHSPYNHPSVAAAPGCASSLAAVATQPSAASFHTPAAPPPPPPPPMVLCPQMFSTVNQNQIHVHLHGSGSEKFEHYFGAADNGFTINSFPGPSIRSVPAPVTSSLSGSSVDIGGGIGSHHQDSGPVGPANDTLTALLSAHHEDPQHTGGGQEQQQQEEARGQEESGVSGDPSSVWRPY from the exons ATGctacaaggaaaaaaaacgg TGCGCACGGACAGTCCTTACTTCCTGTGTTCCGCCCTGCCGAACCACTGGCGCTCGAACAAAACGCTCCCGAGCGCGTTCAAGGTGATCTCGCTCGGGGACGTCAGCGACGGCACGATGGTCACCATCCGGGCCGGCAACGACGAGAACTTCTGTGCCGAGCTGCGCAACTGTACGGCCGTGATGCGCAATCAGGTGGCCAAATTCAACGATCTCCGGTTTGTGGGCCGCAGTGGCCGAG ggaaaagttttacGCTTACCATTACGATCTGCACGACGCTGCCACAGGTCACCACGTACTGCAAGGCGATAAAGGTGACGGTGGATGGGCCAAGGGAACCACGATCGAAAACGA ATACACCGCAGATGCGTCCACCACCGTTGCATCGGTTTTTGGAGCAGCCCGCGttcaaccatcatcatcactatcCGGGCCGGCCGTCAtccttcggtggtggtggtggtggtggcggcaaTGCCGGCCTCGGCAGTAACGGCATCGGCACAGGGCCCGGGGCTAccgggggtggtggtggcggtggtggtaacATAGGCGTCGGTGCTGGGAGCGGTGGAACCGGGCTCGGGAGCGGAAACGGCAAATCCTCTTCTGTCAACTACAGCAACAACGGTACCGGGAGCAGTAGTCAGAGTCTTCATgcgcatcaccaccatcatcatcatcatcatggagCTGGCGGGCCGGGCGGTGGCAATGGTGCGGGACCGGGTGGCAATATGACCATCAATACCAGTGCCGAATCGAGCAGTGATTACAAACCTAATCTCGCGCTTTCAG ACTACTCCAATGCTGGCCCCGACTGGACGAATGGGTTGGGAGCGCCTTCGAGCACGTCCTACATGAACACCTTCTCGCCACTGCAGGCTAGCCCGCCGTCGTACGTGGCGTACGAGTCCTGCCCGATGGTGGACCACCCCAATTACAGTCTGACGGCGTCCGGAG TCGTTTTAGATAACATTCAACCGTACCAAGACTATTACGGACTTTCTGggccacctccaccaccgccagctTCGGTAGTGGCACCGACCGTCAACTCGCAAGCCCAACTCGGTGCTCAGCTTGCGTCCGGTGGCAGTTCGTACGTGGCCAAAGCCAGTGAACTGGTGGAGGCGAGCATTTATCCCACCTACCCTCACCACACCCAATGGACCAACGGGTACCACGGTAGCTATCATCATTCCCCGTACAACCATCCGTCGGTGGCTGCCGCTCCCGGGTGCGCCTCTTCCCTAGCAGCCGTGGCCACCCAGCCATCCGCCGCCAGCTTCCACACACCGGCCGCTccacctccaccgccaccgcccccCATGGTGCTCTGTCCACAGATGTTCAGCACAGTCAACCAGAACCAAATCCACGTCCATCTGCACGGATCGGGAAGCGAAAAGTTCGAACACTATTTCGGCGCAGCGGACAACGGCTTCACGATTAATTCGTTTCCCGGACCAAGCATTCGATCAGTGCCGGCACCGGTCACATCCTCCCTGTCCGGCTCATCCGTAGACATTGGCGGCGGTATCGGTTCACACCATCAGGACAGTGGGCCTGTGGGGCCGGCGAACGATACGCTAACGGCGCTACTTTCGGCCCATCACGAGGATCCGCAGCACACGGGCGGTGGTCaggaacagcaacagcaggaaGAAGCCCGCGGTCAGGAAGAATCCGGTGTGTCCGGCGATCCGAGCAGCGTGTGGCGACCTTATTGA
- the LOC118503247 gene encoding protein lozenge-like isoform X1 codes for MSLVTCGLRSASLLPGTTTERTRCRRKHTVGRSGPMLETSHSGATPTDPGTGSCRGSSVLQPSNSQHSYNNNNNNGGGGGGGSSNTDDNPIPDGLRWIERMVMEAEQQYPGELVRTDSPYFLCSALPNHWRSNKTLPSAFKVISLGDVSDGTMVTIRAGNDENFCAELRNCTAVMRNQVAKFNDLRFVGRSGRGKSFTLTITICTTLPQVTTYCKAIKVTVDGPREPRSKTNTPQMRPPPLHRFLEQPAFNHHHHYPGRPSSFGGGGGGGGNAGLGSNGIGTGPGATGGGGGGGGNIGVGAGSGGTGLGSGNGKSSSVNYSNNGTGSSSQSLHAHHHHHHHHHGAGGPGGGNGAGPGGNMTINTSAESSSDYKPNLALSDYSNAGPDWTNGLGAPSSTSYMNTFSPLQASPPSYVAYESCPMVDHPNYSLTASGVVLDNIQPYQDYYGLSGPPPPPPASVVAPTVNSQAQLGAQLASGGSSYVAKASELVEASIYPTYPHHTQWTNGYHGSYHHSPYNHPSVAAAPGCASSLAAVATQPSAASFHTPAAPPPPPPPPMVLCPQMFSTVNQNQIHVHLHGSGSEKFEHYFGAADNGFTINSFPGPSIRSVPAPVTSSLSGSSVDIGGGIGSHHQDSGPVGPANDTLTALLSAHHEDPQHTGGGQEQQQQEEARGQEESGVSGDPSSVWRPY; via the exons ATGAGTTTGGTGACGTGCGGGTTACGATCAGCGAGTCTGCTTCCGGGAACGACCACCGAGCGGACACGGTGCCGAAGGAAGCACACCGTCGGACGATCCGGACCGATGCTGGAAACGAGCCATTCGGGGGCGACCCCGACAGATCCGGGCACCGGAAGCTGCCGCGGATCGTCGGTACTGCAACCGTCCAACAGCCAGCAcagctacaacaacaacaacaacaacggcggcggcggcggcggtggcagtAGCAACACCGACGATAATCCCATCCCGGACGGACTGCGCTGGATCGAGCGGATGGTGATGGAGGCCGAACAGCAATACCCCGGGGAGCTAG TGCGCACGGACAGTCCTTACTTCCTGTGTTCCGCCCTGCCGAACCACTGGCGCTCGAACAAAACGCTCCCGAGCGCGTTCAAGGTGATCTCGCTCGGGGACGTCAGCGACGGCACGATGGTCACCATCCGGGCCGGCAACGACGAGAACTTCTGTGCCGAGCTGCGCAACTGTACGGCCGTGATGCGCAATCAGGTGGCCAAATTCAACGATCTCCGGTTTGTGGGCCGCAGTGGCCGAG ggaaaagttttacGCTTACCATTACGATCTGCACGACGCTGCCACAGGTCACCACGTACTGCAAGGCGATAAAGGTGACGGTGGATGGGCCAAGGGAACCACGATCGAAAACGA ATACACCGCAGATGCGTCCACCACCGTTGCATCGGTTTTTGGAGCAGCCCGCGttcaaccatcatcatcactatcCGGGCCGGCCGTCAtccttcggtggtggtggtggtggtggcggcaaTGCCGGCCTCGGCAGTAACGGCATCGGCACAGGGCCCGGGGCTAccgggggtggtggtggcggtggtggtaacATAGGCGTCGGTGCTGGGAGCGGTGGAACCGGGCTCGGGAGCGGAAACGGCAAATCCTCTTCTGTCAACTACAGCAACAACGGTACCGGGAGCAGTAGTCAGAGTCTTCATgcgcatcaccaccatcatcatcatcatcatggagCTGGCGGGCCGGGCGGTGGCAATGGTGCGGGACCGGGTGGCAATATGACCATCAATACCAGTGCCGAATCGAGCAGTGATTACAAACCTAATCTCGCGCTTTCAG ACTACTCCAATGCTGGCCCCGACTGGACGAATGGGTTGGGAGCGCCTTCGAGCACGTCCTACATGAACACCTTCTCGCCACTGCAGGCTAGCCCGCCGTCGTACGTGGCGTACGAGTCCTGCCCGATGGTGGACCACCCCAATTACAGTCTGACGGCGTCCGGAG TCGTTTTAGATAACATTCAACCGTACCAAGACTATTACGGACTTTCTGggccacctccaccaccgccagctTCGGTAGTGGCACCGACCGTCAACTCGCAAGCCCAACTCGGTGCTCAGCTTGCGTCCGGTGGCAGTTCGTACGTGGCCAAAGCCAGTGAACTGGTGGAGGCGAGCATTTATCCCACCTACCCTCACCACACCCAATGGACCAACGGGTACCACGGTAGCTATCATCATTCCCCGTACAACCATCCGTCGGTGGCTGCCGCTCCCGGGTGCGCCTCTTCCCTAGCAGCCGTGGCCACCCAGCCATCCGCCGCCAGCTTCCACACACCGGCCGCTccacctccaccgccaccgcccccCATGGTGCTCTGTCCACAGATGTTCAGCACAGTCAACCAGAACCAAATCCACGTCCATCTGCACGGATCGGGAAGCGAAAAGTTCGAACACTATTTCGGCGCAGCGGACAACGGCTTCACGATTAATTCGTTTCCCGGACCAAGCATTCGATCAGTGCCGGCACCGGTCACATCCTCCCTGTCCGGCTCATCCGTAGACATTGGCGGCGGTATCGGTTCACACCATCAGGACAGTGGGCCTGTGGGGCCGGCGAACGATACGCTAACGGCGCTACTTTCGGCCCATCACGAGGATCCGCAGCACACGGGCGGTGGTCaggaacagcaacagcaggaaGAAGCCCGCGGTCAGGAAGAATCCGGTGTGTCCGGCGATCCGAGCAGCGTGTGGCGACCTTATTGA
- the LOC118503247 gene encoding protein lozenge-like isoform X2: MSLVTCGLRSASLLPGTTTERTRCRRKHTVGRSGPMLETSHSGATPTDPGTGSCRGSSVLQPSNSQHSYNNNNNNGGGGGGGSSNTDDNPIPDGLRWIERMVMEAEQQYPGELVRTDSPYFLCSALPNHWRSNKTLPSAFKVISLGDVSDGTMVTIRAGNDENFCAELRNCTAVMRNQVAKFNDLRFVGRSGRGKSFTLTITICTTLPQVTTYCKAIKVTVDGPREPRSKTNTPQMRPPPLHRFLEQPAFNHHHHYPGRPSSFGGGGGGGGNAGLGSNGIGTGPGATGGGGGGGGNIGVGAGSGGTGLGSGNGKSSSVNYSNNGTGSSSQSLHAHHHHHHHHHGAGGPGGGNGAGPGGNMTINTSAESSSDYKPNLALSDYSNAGPDWTNGLGAPSSTSYMNTFSPLQASPPSYVAYESCPMVDHPNYSLTASGDNIQPYQDYYGLSGPPPPPPASVVAPTVNSQAQLGAQLASGGSSYVAKASELVEASIYPTYPHHTQWTNGYHGSYHHSPYNHPSVAAAPGCASSLAAVATQPSAASFHTPAAPPPPPPPPMVLCPQMFSTVNQNQIHVHLHGSGSEKFEHYFGAADNGFTINSFPGPSIRSVPAPVTSSLSGSSVDIGGGIGSHHQDSGPVGPANDTLTALLSAHHEDPQHTGGGQEQQQQEEARGQEESGVSGDPSSVWRPY; this comes from the exons ATGAGTTTGGTGACGTGCGGGTTACGATCAGCGAGTCTGCTTCCGGGAACGACCACCGAGCGGACACGGTGCCGAAGGAAGCACACCGTCGGACGATCCGGACCGATGCTGGAAACGAGCCATTCGGGGGCGACCCCGACAGATCCGGGCACCGGAAGCTGCCGCGGATCGTCGGTACTGCAACCGTCCAACAGCCAGCAcagctacaacaacaacaacaacaacggcggcggcggcggcggtggcagtAGCAACACCGACGATAATCCCATCCCGGACGGACTGCGCTGGATCGAGCGGATGGTGATGGAGGCCGAACAGCAATACCCCGGGGAGCTAG TGCGCACGGACAGTCCTTACTTCCTGTGTTCCGCCCTGCCGAACCACTGGCGCTCGAACAAAACGCTCCCGAGCGCGTTCAAGGTGATCTCGCTCGGGGACGTCAGCGACGGCACGATGGTCACCATCCGGGCCGGCAACGACGAGAACTTCTGTGCCGAGCTGCGCAACTGTACGGCCGTGATGCGCAATCAGGTGGCCAAATTCAACGATCTCCGGTTTGTGGGCCGCAGTGGCCGAG ggaaaagttttacGCTTACCATTACGATCTGCACGACGCTGCCACAGGTCACCACGTACTGCAAGGCGATAAAGGTGACGGTGGATGGGCCAAGGGAACCACGATCGAAAACGA ATACACCGCAGATGCGTCCACCACCGTTGCATCGGTTTTTGGAGCAGCCCGCGttcaaccatcatcatcactatcCGGGCCGGCCGTCAtccttcggtggtggtggtggtggtggcggcaaTGCCGGCCTCGGCAGTAACGGCATCGGCACAGGGCCCGGGGCTAccgggggtggtggtggcggtggtggtaacATAGGCGTCGGTGCTGGGAGCGGTGGAACCGGGCTCGGGAGCGGAAACGGCAAATCCTCTTCTGTCAACTACAGCAACAACGGTACCGGGAGCAGTAGTCAGAGTCTTCATgcgcatcaccaccatcatcatcatcatcatggagCTGGCGGGCCGGGCGGTGGCAATGGTGCGGGACCGGGTGGCAATATGACCATCAATACCAGTGCCGAATCGAGCAGTGATTACAAACCTAATCTCGCGCTTTCAG ACTACTCCAATGCTGGCCCCGACTGGACGAATGGGTTGGGAGCGCCTTCGAGCACGTCCTACATGAACACCTTCTCGCCACTGCAGGCTAGCCCGCCGTCGTACGTGGCGTACGAGTCCTGCCCGATGGTGGACCACCCCAATTACAGTCTGACGGCGTCCGGAG ATAACATTCAACCGTACCAAGACTATTACGGACTTTCTGggccacctccaccaccgccagctTCGGTAGTGGCACCGACCGTCAACTCGCAAGCCCAACTCGGTGCTCAGCTTGCGTCCGGTGGCAGTTCGTACGTGGCCAAAGCCAGTGAACTGGTGGAGGCGAGCATTTATCCCACCTACCCTCACCACACCCAATGGACCAACGGGTACCACGGTAGCTATCATCATTCCCCGTACAACCATCCGTCGGTGGCTGCCGCTCCCGGGTGCGCCTCTTCCCTAGCAGCCGTGGCCACCCAGCCATCCGCCGCCAGCTTCCACACACCGGCCGCTccacctccaccgccaccgcccccCATGGTGCTCTGTCCACAGATGTTCAGCACAGTCAACCAGAACCAAATCCACGTCCATCTGCACGGATCGGGAAGCGAAAAGTTCGAACACTATTTCGGCGCAGCGGACAACGGCTTCACGATTAATTCGTTTCCCGGACCAAGCATTCGATCAGTGCCGGCACCGGTCACATCCTCCCTGTCCGGCTCATCCGTAGACATTGGCGGCGGTATCGGTTCACACCATCAGGACAGTGGGCCTGTGGGGCCGGCGAACGATACGCTAACGGCGCTACTTTCGGCCCATCACGAGGATCCGCAGCACACGGGCGGTGGTCaggaacagcaacagcaggaaGAAGCCCGCGGTCAGGAAGAATCCGGTGTGTCCGGCGATCCGAGCAGCGTGTGGCGACCTTATTGA